From a region of the Bdellovibrio sp. ArHS genome:
- a CDS encoding riboflavin synthase: MFSGIVEAVMPIVSSEELHNAFRIQVKKPKEFNDIKLGDSIACDGVCLTVEAFSDDLMTFALAAETIKVLNWNPQSWIGKKMNLERSLRFGDRIHGHLVTGHVDSLGEVLRSDLDGESLFIDVKVQDSILPFVWKKGSITLNGVSLTVNELQDHVVSVCLIPETIKRTNLGELKKGSSVNVEPDYMARAIQRSLEVRKD, translated from the coding sequence ATGTTTTCAGGAATTGTCGAAGCGGTGATGCCTATTGTAAGTTCTGAGGAACTTCATAATGCCTTCCGCATTCAAGTTAAAAAACCTAAAGAATTCAATGATATAAAATTGGGCGACAGTATTGCCTGCGACGGTGTTTGCCTGACGGTGGAAGCCTTCAGCGACGACCTGATGACCTTTGCTTTGGCCGCCGAGACGATCAAAGTTTTGAATTGGAATCCGCAAAGCTGGATTGGCAAAAAAATGAACCTGGAAAGGTCTCTTCGTTTTGGTGATCGTATCCACGGCCATCTCGTGACCGGTCATGTGGACAGCCTTGGTGAAGTTCTGCGGTCTGATCTTGATGGCGAGTCGTTGTTTATCGACGTCAAAGTGCAAGACAGCATTCTACCATTTGTTTGGAAAAAGGGCAGCATCACTCTGAATGGAGTCAGTCTGACCGTCAACGAATTGCAAGACCATGTGGTCTCGGTGTGTTTAATTCCGGAAACCATCAAACGCACGAATTTGGGCGAGTTGAAAAAAGGTTCCTCGGTGAATGTCGAGCCTGATTATATGGCGCGAGCGATCCAGCGTTCTCTTGAAGTAAGGAAAGACTAA
- a CDS encoding efflux RND transporter permease subunit codes for MSLPKISISRPIFIACVTIAIIVVGWASFKSMSVDLFPDVSVPVVTVQTTYPGAGPSEIETLVSRPIEEEVSTISGIKRLTSKSLEGVSQVIVEFNSSVDVKYAEQQVRDKVNIAKPKLPDEAEDSVIRKFDPSDTPILMVSLTANNLNDAQLFDIADQYIKPRLEQVNNVGAIEIFGGREREIHVILDRNKLRAREISVSQVAAQVGASGENIPSGKVEQQGGKELVFRGLGEFQSVPEIADTLVNLYGNEVPTRVADLGQVVDTMQDEKSRAFLNGEKALFLQVYRQSGSNTVRVADDVIKQLDRIGPELAKLDGAPKVQVVTNGSTKIKNNIYDVKETIIIGIILTVITVFFFLGSARSTLITALSLPISLIGAFMIMKIAGFSINIVSMLALTLAVGLLIDDAIVVIENIYRRMELGEDSLTAAEKGTTEIQMAVMAITLVVIAVFVPVGTMSGTIGQFLKQFGMTVVFSMAISWFVAMTIIPMLTAYFGGSGHGGGHGAKPQNGLYDKTLGRLVRGFDRFQSWLETIYEKLLRVTLRHPLMTIAATFLVFVLSIYTVTKVPGAFITDDDAGEFSVTLEMEPGTSLEGMNKVADEVDQVIRANPEVNYTAMIVGSLYGESNKSQFYVRMKDGKERGKLTTEQFRDKVRQQLVGFTNANPVVKKYDASGGMGQQPFVLNIISADPQALEASATTVLKKMKADPRFKDVDSNFRPGKPELQVHVKPGAAKLYGINTKTMGGELRAQVEGLTPAKFREKGREYEVRVRLLPEQRDIKQSFSQVYVPNVNRKLVKLSDVATGDLATGPASIERQDRGRYIQITAGLAPGVGLSTVVNDVVKSMSSGPEAFPPSVRYTFGGDAENMQELMTSTVLALGFAIMFIYLILASLYESFITPITIMVALPLALCGAFLGLFLMGETMTIFAIFGFFMLIGVAGKNGILLVDYTNQMMAQGKSRAEALVEAGKTRLRPILMTSFALIAGTLPVAIGLNEASKSRTAMGVAIIGGMISSTILTLIVVPAVFTYVDRFRIWANGLGTRFTTHEKKKADRHVEVKLGSEAKGGTESTEVGLSEG; via the coding sequence ATGAGCTTACCTAAGATATCCATTAGCAGACCGATCTTTATTGCCTGCGTGACGATCGCGATCATCGTTGTCGGCTGGGCCTCGTTCAAATCAATGAGCGTGGATTTGTTCCCCGACGTCAGTGTTCCGGTCGTCACTGTACAGACAACTTATCCGGGGGCGGGGCCTTCAGAGATAGAAACTCTGGTCAGCCGTCCGATCGAAGAAGAAGTCAGCACGATTTCAGGCATCAAACGTTTGACGTCAAAAAGCTTGGAAGGTGTTTCTCAAGTAATCGTCGAATTCAATAGTTCGGTGGATGTGAAATACGCAGAACAGCAAGTGCGCGATAAGGTGAATATCGCTAAGCCGAAGCTTCCTGACGAAGCCGAAGACTCTGTGATCAGAAAATTTGACCCGTCTGATACACCGATTTTAATGGTGTCATTGACGGCGAATAATTTGAATGATGCGCAGTTGTTCGATATCGCAGATCAATATATTAAACCTCGCTTAGAGCAAGTGAACAACGTCGGCGCCATCGAAATTTTCGGGGGCCGCGAGCGTGAGATTCATGTCATTTTGGATCGCAATAAACTGCGTGCGCGCGAAATTTCCGTTAGCCAAGTGGCGGCACAGGTCGGCGCTTCCGGCGAAAATATTCCAAGCGGTAAAGTAGAACAGCAAGGCGGTAAAGAACTGGTCTTCCGTGGTTTGGGAGAGTTTCAATCCGTACCGGAAATTGCCGATACGTTAGTAAATCTGTATGGCAATGAGGTTCCTACACGAGTCGCGGATTTGGGCCAAGTGGTCGATACCATGCAGGATGAAAAATCTCGCGCCTTTCTGAATGGCGAAAAAGCCTTATTCTTACAAGTTTATCGTCAGTCGGGTTCAAACACTGTGCGTGTCGCTGATGATGTGATCAAACAATTGGATCGTATTGGGCCGGAATTGGCGAAGCTGGACGGAGCTCCCAAGGTTCAAGTCGTCACAAATGGTTCCACAAAAATCAAAAACAATATCTATGATGTTAAAGAAACTATCATCATCGGTATCATTTTGACGGTTATTACGGTTTTCTTCTTCTTGGGAAGCGCGCGTTCCACTTTGATTACAGCGCTGTCTTTGCCGATTTCTTTGATCGGTGCTTTCATGATTATGAAGATCGCCGGGTTTTCAATTAACATCGTTTCTATGCTGGCTTTGACGTTGGCGGTGGGTCTTTTAATCGACGACGCCATTGTGGTTATCGAAAATATCTATCGTCGGATGGAGTTGGGAGAAGACTCTTTAACAGCCGCGGAAAAAGGAACTACGGAAATTCAAATGGCGGTTATGGCCATCACTTTGGTGGTGATCGCGGTTTTCGTTCCGGTCGGCACGATGTCAGGAACGATCGGTCAATTTTTGAAACAGTTCGGTATGACTGTTGTTTTTTCTATGGCCATCAGTTGGTTCGTCGCGATGACGATCATTCCGATGCTGACAGCTTACTTCGGTGGCTCGGGGCATGGTGGTGGTCACGGCGCGAAACCTCAAAACGGTCTTTATGACAAAACTTTAGGCCGTCTGGTGCGCGGTTTTGATCGCTTCCAAAGCTGGTTGGAAACCATTTACGAAAAACTGTTGCGTGTGACTTTACGTCATCCTTTGATGACGATCGCGGCGACTTTCCTAGTTTTCGTTCTTAGTATCTACACAGTGACTAAAGTTCCCGGCGCCTTCATCACAGACGACGACGCGGGTGAGTTCTCAGTCACTTTAGAAATGGAGCCGGGCACAAGCTTGGAGGGGATGAATAAAGTTGCCGACGAGGTCGATCAAGTGATTCGTGCGAATCCTGAGGTCAACTACACCGCGATGATCGTAGGTAGTTTGTACGGCGAATCTAACAAGTCCCAATTCTACGTCCGCATGAAAGACGGCAAAGAACGGGGAAAACTGACGACAGAACAGTTCCGTGATAAAGTTCGTCAGCAGCTCGTCGGATTTACCAATGCCAATCCTGTAGTTAAGAAATATGATGCCAGCGGCGGTATGGGCCAACAGCCTTTCGTGTTGAATATCATTTCTGCCGATCCTCAAGCCTTGGAAGCTTCGGCTACGACAGTTTTGAAAAAAATGAAAGCGGACCCTCGTTTTAAAGACGTGGATTCAAACTTCCGTCCCGGAAAACCCGAATTGCAGGTGCATGTAAAACCGGGTGCCGCGAAGCTTTATGGAATAAATACGAAAACCATGGGTGGCGAGCTGCGCGCGCAGGTGGAAGGATTGACTCCAGCGAAGTTCCGCGAAAAAGGCCGTGAATATGAAGTGCGCGTTCGTTTGTTGCCAGAGCAGCGGGATATCAAACAAAGCTTTAGTCAGGTTTACGTACCGAACGTGAATAGAAAGCTTGTGAAGCTTTCTGATGTCGCGACAGGGGACTTGGCGACTGGTCCGGCCTCTATCGAGCGTCAAGACCGCGGTCGTTATATCCAGATCACTGCGGGGCTGGCTCCGGGTGTGGGCTTAAGCACTGTTGTTAACGATGTTGTGAAGTCGATGAGTTCAGGGCCTGAAGCTTTTCCACCAAGTGTGCGTTACACCTTCGGTGGTGATGCTGAAAACATGCAAGAGTTGATGACATCGACTGTTTTAGCCTTGGGCTTTGCGATCATGTTCATCTACTTGATCCTGGCTAGTTTGTACGAGTCGTTTATCACACCAATCACCATCATGGTGGCCTTGCCACTGGCTCTTTGTGGAGCCTTCTTGGGGCTTTTCCTGATGGGCGAAACCATGACGATCTTTGCGATCTTCGGTTTCTTTATGTTGATCGGTGTCGCTGGTAAGAACGGGATTCTTTTGGTCGACTACACTAATCAAATGATGGCTCAGGGAAAATCCAGAGCCGAGGCCTTGGTCGAAGCTGGTAAGACACGTCTTCGTCCAATTCTGATGACGTCTTTTGCTTTGATTGCGGGGACCTTGCCGGTGGCTATCGGTCTTAATGAAGCGTCGAAGTCCCGCACAGCCATGGGGGTTGCGATTATCGGTGGTATGATCTCGTCAACGATCCTGACGCTGATTGTGGTTCCTGCCGTGTTTACTTATGTCGATCGTTTTAGAATTTGGGCAAATGGCCTAGGCACTCGTTTTACGACACATGAAAAAAAGAAGGCCGACCGTCACGTCGAAGTGAAGTTGGGTTCTGAAGCCAAAGGCGGTACAGAATCCACCGAAGTCGGTTTGTCAGAAGGATAA
- the ribB gene encoding 3,4-dihydroxy-2-butanone-4-phosphate synthase: MSFNTIPEIIEDIRNGKMVILVDDEDRENEGDLILATDHVTTQAVNFMITEARGLVCLTVTAQQIERLQLPLMVRDDMNFAPNKTAFTVSIEASEGISTGISAADRAHTLRVAANPHAKPSDIHMPGHIFPIRAQQGGVLKRAGHTEASVDLARLAGLNPAAVICEVMNPDGSMARVTDLKEFAKKHGLKIGTIVDLIAYRLANETLVEELSAIDLPSSFGEGLKARIFRSTVDGLEHLVIQKGEISPDQETLVRVHVDNFTRDFMAVLQRGASTVLESLKLISEQKSGAFVLLRGNNRTHGLTQELNMLAGMEDVRPSTPLMDERDYGIGAQILREIGAHKIRLLTNKPEKKVGLKAFGIEIVEIVAIENVKGHK; the protein is encoded by the coding sequence ATGTCATTTAATACTATTCCAGAAATCATCGAAGATATTCGCAACGGAAAGATGGTCATCCTTGTCGATGACGAAGATCGTGAAAACGAAGGCGATCTGATTCTTGCGACGGACCATGTGACGACTCAAGCGGTGAATTTTATGATCACCGAAGCACGCGGTCTGGTGTGTCTGACAGTGACGGCCCAGCAGATCGAGCGTTTGCAATTGCCGCTCATGGTTCGTGATGACATGAACTTTGCTCCCAACAAAACAGCATTCACTGTCAGCATTGAAGCCTCAGAGGGCATTTCGACGGGGATTTCCGCTGCCGACCGAGCGCACACTTTGCGAGTGGCCGCGAACCCGCATGCAAAGCCTTCAGACATTCATATGCCGGGACATATTTTCCCGATCCGCGCTCAGCAAGGCGGGGTTCTTAAACGCGCGGGACATACCGAAGCCAGCGTAGATTTGGCTCGTTTGGCGGGGCTGAATCCTGCGGCCGTCATTTGTGAGGTCATGAATCCTGACGGGAGCATGGCGCGTGTGACGGATCTGAAAGAGTTCGCCAAGAAACACGGCTTAAAAATCGGCACCATCGTCGATTTGATCGCCTACCGTTTGGCGAATGAAACTTTGGTCGAAGAGCTTTCGGCCATTGATCTGCCGTCTTCTTTTGGTGAAGGTTTAAAGGCACGCATTTTCCGCAGCACTGTAGATGGACTTGAACATTTGGTGATCCAGAAGGGCGAGATTTCCCCGGATCAGGAAACCTTGGTGCGTGTGCATGTCGATAATTTCACCCGGGACTTTATGGCGGTATTACAAAGAGGTGCGTCGACAGTTCTGGAAAGTCTGAAGCTGATCAGCGAACAAAAATCGGGCGCCTTTGTCTTGCTTCGTGGTAACAACCGCACGCATGGTTTGACTCAAGAGCTGAATATGCTGGCGGGAATGGAAGATGTTCGTCCATCAACGCCGTTGATGGATGAGCGGGATTACGGCATTGGGGCGCAAATTCTGCGTGAAATCGGTGCGCACAAGATTCGTCTTCTAACGAACAAACCTGAAAAGAAAGTGGGCCTGAAGGCCTTCGGAATCGAAATTGTAGAAATCGTAGCTATTGAAAATGTAAAGGGGCACAAGTAA
- a CDS encoding aminotransferase class V-fold PLP-dependent enzyme, with translation MYKHLYQRFLKAHPQELHFACHSHHYWPDISREAHMQYWDDSAKFVDNKWEHIFSTKVPQAQKLIAEALNLSHPEQIVFAPNTHEFVFRLLSSLDWNRKLRILTTDSEFYSFDRQINRLSELGNFEVVKVPTLPFASFHERFEKELQQGAWDMVFISHVFFNSGLACDIKRLAQKAPSDSLFVIDGYHSFLAVPVDLAPLQKKVFYLAGSYKYAQGGEGACFLYVPPGTRHRPFHTGWFAELSHLAAVGNQVGYPEDALQYAGSTMDFSGLYRLIAVLEKFKSEGLSVANIHQIVKRNQQSFLAALEKNPHPVLNAQNLVNPEISGLDRGHFLTFECPSVERTQTLVAELKRHHVQTDSRSTRLRFGFGLYHDADDIQELVSRISRLSS, from the coding sequence ATGTATAAACACCTTTATCAGCGGTTTTTAAAGGCTCATCCTCAGGAACTTCACTTCGCATGTCATAGCCATCACTACTGGCCCGATATTTCACGAGAGGCCCACATGCAATACTGGGATGACTCGGCGAAATTCGTTGATAATAAGTGGGAGCATATTTTTTCTACAAAGGTGCCTCAGGCGCAAAAGCTTATCGCTGAAGCCTTAAATCTTTCCCACCCGGAACAAATCGTCTTTGCACCGAATACTCATGAGTTTGTTTTTCGTCTGCTAAGTTCTTTGGACTGGAATAGAAAGCTTAGAATTCTTACCACAGATTCTGAGTTCTACAGTTTTGATCGGCAGATCAATCGCCTGTCTGAACTGGGAAATTTTGAAGTGGTGAAAGTACCGACCCTCCCTTTTGCGAGTTTTCACGAACGCTTCGAAAAAGAATTGCAACAAGGTGCTTGGGATATGGTTTTCATCAGCCATGTCTTTTTCAACTCAGGCCTGGCCTGCGATATCAAAAGGCTGGCGCAGAAAGCCCCCTCAGACAGTCTTTTTGTGATCGATGGGTATCACAGCTTCCTGGCGGTTCCGGTGGATCTTGCGCCTTTGCAGAAAAAAGTCTTCTATCTGGCCGGTTCGTACAAGTATGCACAAGGTGGTGAAGGGGCCTGTTTTCTTTATGTTCCTCCCGGTACACGGCATCGTCCTTTTCATACGGGTTGGTTTGCTGAACTTTCGCATCTTGCCGCCGTCGGAAATCAAGTGGGTTATCCCGAAGACGCCCTTCAATATGCCGGCAGCACCATGGACTTTTCGGGACTTTACCGTCTAATCGCAGTTCTTGAAAAGTTTAAGTCCGAAGGCTTAAGCGTCGCCAACATCCATCAGATCGTAAAAAGAAATCAGCAGTCTTTTCTCGCAGCTCTGGAGAAAAATCCGCATCCGGTTTTGAATGCGCAGAACTTAGTAAATCCTGAGATATCCGGATTGGATCGGGGACATTTTTTAACTTTCGAATGCCCGAGCGTGGAAAGAACCCAGACCCTGGTTGCCGAGCTGAAACGGCATCACGTCCAGACAGACTCTCGCTCGACGCGCTTGCGCTTTGGCTTTGGCCTTTATCATGATGCCGATGATATTCAGGAGCTTGTTTCTAGAATTTCGCGCCTCAGCTCATAG
- the clpB gene encoding ATP-dependent chaperone ClpB — protein MSNDIEKMTRKSQEAMQAAAKLAERKSSPSVEPEHLLMELVQQSEGIVPRLLDKVGVQQAQFLNDLRAKIDRFPQVTGGGQKMFASARLEKIFKLAEDEANQWGDSYISTEHFFLAMLKSGDTELSGLFKKAKINGDAIKQALQEMRGSQKVTDDDPENKYEVLNKYGRDLTALAAEGKLDPVVGRDEEIRRVVQVLSRRTKNNPVLIGEPGVGKTAIAEGLALRIIKHDVPDNLVGKKLMSLDMGALIAGAKYRGEFEDRLKAVIKEVTSSDGQIILFIDELHTLVGAGKTEGAMDAGQLLKPALARGELRCIGATTLDEYRKYIEKDAALERRFQTVMVEEPSVDDAITILRGLKEKYEVHHGIRITDSALVAAVKLSHRYITNRFLPDKAIDLIDEAASKLGIETRSVPEEIDKIERELMQLRIEKEALKKEKDEGSKERLGVIEKELSRLNAQNQLLREQWEFEKGGIDQIKKLKSDIEDLKLAVSRAEREGDLGKAAELKYGKLPEAEKKLKGLEERSKEQKSATEERMLKEEVGPEDVAEVVAKWTGIPVSKMLESESQKLLSMEEALQKRVVGQDHALTIVSDAIRRARAEISDPNRPIGTFMFLGPTGVGKTETVKALAEFLFDDEQAVVRIDMSEYMEKHAVARLIGAPPGYVGYEEGGQLTEAVRRRPYSVVLLDEVEKAHPDVFNILLQVLDDGRLTDGQGRTVDFKNTVLIMTSNVGSQSILAPGMNENDKRAAVNEALRERFRPEFLNRIDEIVMFHSLGESQISGIVKVQLDLVAQRLKAKKISIDFDQSAVDFLAKKGYDPIYGARPLKRVIQTELLNPLSKEIISGKVKAGDSVHVKGSDQKLSF, from the coding sequence ATGAGCAACGATATTGAAAAAATGACGCGAAAAAGCCAGGAGGCCATGCAGGCGGCCGCAAAATTGGCCGAGCGTAAAAGCAGCCCCTCTGTCGAGCCAGAACATCTTCTGATGGAGCTGGTGCAGCAGTCCGAAGGCATTGTCCCGCGCTTGCTGGATAAAGTGGGCGTCCAACAAGCCCAGTTCCTGAACGATCTCAGGGCTAAAATCGACCGCTTTCCACAAGTAACGGGTGGCGGCCAGAAGATGTTCGCCAGTGCCAGATTAGAAAAAATCTTTAAACTTGCCGAAGATGAAGCCAATCAGTGGGGCGACTCCTATATATCCACTGAACACTTTTTTTTAGCGATGCTGAAAAGCGGGGATACGGAACTTTCCGGCCTCTTTAAGAAAGCTAAGATCAATGGTGATGCGATCAAGCAAGCGTTGCAGGAAATGCGTGGCAGCCAAAAGGTCACGGACGACGATCCTGAAAACAAATATGAAGTCTTAAATAAATATGGACGTGATTTGACTGCTCTGGCGGCCGAGGGCAAACTTGACCCCGTGGTTGGTCGCGATGAAGAGATTCGTCGTGTGGTGCAGGTTCTTTCCCGTCGGACAAAGAACAATCCCGTTTTGATCGGCGAGCCCGGGGTGGGTAAGACCGCGATTGCGGAAGGCTTGGCTTTAAGAATCATCAAACATGACGTTCCCGATAACTTAGTCGGAAAAAAACTAATGTCCCTGGATATGGGAGCCTTGATCGCGGGTGCGAAGTATCGCGGCGAGTTCGAAGATCGCTTGAAGGCTGTCATCAAAGAAGTCACTTCGAGTGACGGTCAGATCATCCTCTTCATCGACGAGCTGCATACTCTTGTCGGCGCGGGTAAGACCGAAGGCGCCATGGATGCCGGACAATTGTTGAAGCCGGCTCTTGCGCGCGGAGAGTTGCGTTGTATCGGCGCGACGACTTTGGATGAGTATCGTAAATACATTGAAAAAGACGCCGCTTTGGAAAGACGCTTCCAGACGGTCATGGTGGAAGAGCCCAGCGTGGACGATGCCATCACGATCTTGCGGGGCCTGAAGGAAAAGTACGAAGTCCATCACGGAATTCGTATCACTGATTCTGCTTTAGTTGCGGCGGTGAAGTTATCCCATCGTTATATTACCAATCGGTTCCTTCCGGATAAGGCGATTGACCTTATCGATGAAGCGGCCAGCAAGTTGGGAATTGAAACCCGTTCTGTGCCGGAAGAGATCGATAAGATCGAGCGCGAACTCATGCAGCTTCGTATCGAAAAAGAAGCTCTAAAAAAAGAAAAAGATGAAGGCTCCAAAGAACGCCTAGGGGTTATTGAAAAAGAGCTGTCCCGCTTAAACGCGCAGAACCAACTGTTGCGCGAACAATGGGAGTTCGAAAAGGGCGGCATCGACCAGATTAAAAAATTAAAATCGGATATCGAAGATTTGAAATTGGCAGTCTCTCGCGCGGAACGCGAAGGGGATTTAGGGAAAGCGGCTGAATTAAAATACGGCAAACTTCCCGAAGCCGAAAAGAAGCTTAAAGGTTTGGAAGAGCGAAGCAAAGAGCAAAAGTCCGCCACCGAAGAGCGCATGCTCAAGGAAGAGGTGGGGCCTGAAGACGTGGCTGAAGTCGTGGCAAAGTGGACGGGAATTCCTGTCAGCAAAATGTTGGAAAGCGAATCGCAAAAGCTTTTGAGCATGGAAGAGGCTTTGCAAAAACGCGTTGTTGGTCAAGACCACGCTTTAACGATTGTATCCGATGCTATTCGCCGTGCACGTGCGGAAATTTCCGATCCAAATCGTCCGATTGGAACCTTTATGTTCCTGGGACCGACGGGGGTCGGGAAGACCGAAACCGTGAAGGCCTTGGCCGAGTTCTTGTTTGATGACGAGCAGGCCGTCGTGCGTATTGATATGAGTGAGTACATGGAAAAACATGCCGTCGCTCGTTTGATCGGTGCTCCTCCGGGATATGTGGGATATGAAGAGGGCGGTCAGTTGACAGAAGCTGTTCGTCGCCGACCTTACAGTGTTGTTCTTTTGGATGAGGTAGAAAAAGCGCACCCCGATGTCTTCAATATCCTGCTGCAGGTGTTGGATGACGGACGCTTGACCGATGGTCAGGGGCGCACGGTGGATTTTAAGAACACGGTTTTGATCATGACGTCGAACGTGGGATCGCAGTCCATCTTGGCTCCAGGTATGAACGAAAATGACAAACGTGCTGCCGTGAATGAAGCTTTGCGCGAACGCTTCCGTCCCGAGTTTTTAAATCGTATTGATGAAATCGTGATGTTCCACTCGTTGGGTGAATCGCAAATCTCAGGCATCGTGAAGGTGCAACTGGATCTGGTTGCGCAACGTTTGAAAGCAAAGAAAATCAGCATCGACTTCGATCAAAGCGCGGTCGATTTCCTGGCGAAGAAAGGTTACGATCCTATTTACGGTGCCCGGCCTTTAAAACGTGTGATTCAAACAGAACTTTTGAATCCGCTTTCTAAAGAAATTATTTCCGGCAAAGTCAAAGCTGGCGATAGCGTGCACGTCAAAGGAAGCGATCAAAAACTGAGCTTTTAA
- a CDS encoding DUF2127 domain-containing protein — protein sequence MSGLRVIALFEFLKGLTVLTAGLGFLELLHYRAQHVGEQFLAHAGLNAHHQIPKPLAQYLSGISDHNMQILAIGVVAYCALRWVEAYGLWRERSWAQWLGIVSGGIYLPYEFYESWFHFSWIKVAITLVNIVVVVYLVRTREQKKV from the coding sequence ATGTCAGGCCTGCGAGTCATAGCACTGTTTGAATTCTTAAAAGGGTTGACGGTGTTGACAGCGGGCCTGGGCTTTCTGGAGCTTCTGCATTATCGGGCTCAGCATGTCGGAGAACAATTCCTGGCTCACGCGGGCTTGAACGCGCATCATCAGATTCCCAAACCCTTGGCTCAGTACCTTTCCGGCATCTCGGATCACAACATGCAAATTTTAGCCATCGGAGTTGTGGCTTACTGCGCACTTCGGTGGGTTGAGGCCTACGGGCTTTGGCGGGAACGGTCCTGGGCTCAGTGGTTGGGGATTGTGTCTGGAGGCATTTATCTGCCCTATGAATTTTATGAATCGTGGTTTCATTTTTCATGGATCAAGGTGGCTATTACTTTAGTCAATATCGTCGTGGTGGTCTATTTAGTGCGGACGCGCGAACAAAAAAAAGTTTGA
- a CDS encoding flagellin has product MGMRVTTNISAINAQRNLVGSQRAINDSMAKLASGSRINKAADDAAGLAISEGLKAQIRSATQAQRNANDGISMVQTAEGGLNEIGNIVVRLRELGIQAASDTVGETERGMLNKEVQQLKSEIQRIASVTTWGTTKLLDGSSPKFDFQVGLFNNAEEDRISFNASENVATLDALGLSGIDFSSKEGAQDSLAMLDNAQTSISGTRANLGALQNRLTSTVDNLGVAQENLSAANSRIRDTDVAQASSEMTRNNILLQAGTSTLAQANQSNQLALKLIG; this is encoded by the coding sequence ATGGGAATGAGAGTAACAACTAACATTAGCGCGATCAATGCACAACGTAACCTAGTAGGTTCACAAAGAGCGATCAACGATTCAATGGCGAAACTGGCTTCTGGCAGCCGTATTAATAAAGCTGCTGACGATGCTGCTGGTCTAGCGATCTCTGAAGGTTTGAAAGCTCAAATCCGCTCTGCGACTCAAGCTCAACGTAACGCGAACGATGGTATCTCCATGGTTCAAACTGCTGAGGGTGGCTTGAATGAGATCGGTAACATCGTGGTTCGTCTTCGTGAGTTGGGCATCCAGGCAGCTTCTGACACTGTTGGTGAGACAGAGCGTGGCATGTTGAATAAAGAGGTTCAACAATTGAAATCTGAGATTCAACGTATCGCTTCTGTAACTACTTGGGGTACTACTAAACTTCTAGATGGTTCATCTCCGAAGTTTGATTTCCAAGTTGGTTTGTTCAACAACGCTGAAGAAGATCGTATCTCTTTCAACGCGAGTGAGAACGTAGCTACTTTGGACGCTCTAGGATTGTCAGGCATTGACTTCTCTTCCAAAGAAGGCGCTCAGGATTCACTTGCAATGTTGGACAACGCTCAGACTTCAATCTCTGGAACACGCGCTAATCTTGGTGCCCTTCAGAACAGATTGACTTCGACAGTTGACAACTTGGGTGTGGCTCAAGAGAACTTGTCTGCAGCTAACAGCCGTATCCGTGATACTGACGTAGCTCAGGCTTCTTCTGAGATGACTCGTAACAACATCTTGTTGCAAGCTGGTACTTCAACATTGGCTCAAGCGAACCAATCAAATCAACTTGCTCTTAAGTTGATCGGTTAA
- a CDS encoding MarR family transcriptional regulator — MAKLFIQTLPSKEELKASASRIHDAVDSQALYSNLLFMKVANDLENYMESLLAPHNLSSGRFTLLYMLGDSPEGLMPSELSNRVGVTQATISGLINGLEKAELVKREMHEKDGRSFVIKITDKGLSLVKEIFPQWAPKISAFWNQISHDELNSFSGTLEKMVHSTSVLTK; from the coding sequence ATGGCTAAGTTATTCATACAAACTCTGCCTTCGAAAGAAGAGTTAAAAGCTTCGGCGTCACGCATTCACGACGCCGTGGATTCTCAGGCGTTGTATTCAAATCTACTTTTTATGAAAGTGGCCAATGATCTGGAAAATTATATGGAAAGCCTGCTTGCGCCCCACAACTTGTCCAGCGGTCGTTTTACGCTGCTGTATATGTTGGGCGACTCGCCCGAGGGTTTGATGCCTTCAGAACTTTCCAATCGAGTCGGAGTCACTCAAGCCACGATTTCTGGACTGATCAACGGTCTTGAGAAAGCGGAGTTAGTCAAACGCGAGATGCACGAAAAGGATGGGCGTTCGTTCGTAATTAAAATCACGGACAAAGGGCTTTCTTTGGTAAAAGAAATTTTCCCGCAATGGGCGCCCAAGATTTCGGCATTTTGGAATCAAATCAGCCACGACGAGCTGAATAGTTTCAGTGGGACTTTGGAGAAAATGGTTCATAGCACCAGCGTTCTGACGAAATAA